The nucleotide window taataaatatttaataaaagaaaaaaataataaaaattaaaaataatgtggagtgtagaATATTAAGagcaggtttggagggtgagatgagaattttgtgttttattttgaagtttaaaatattatgttttaatattattattgttttggaatttaaaaaaggtgtattgggatttgaaaaagtttaattgtttattatattttgtataggaattaaaaaaatgtgtaatgatgagatgagatgagatgaaaattttgtggtcAAAACTGCCCTAAGAGGTTGTGacgattttttaatatatttcgaGGCCCTCCATGTCCGCACGTGCCACAATTCTCAATACTCCATTCGTTGGCCACAACATTGAGAGAGCATAGAAAAAAGGGTTTTCAACCAGAACGAGGATACGGAAGCTGAGAAATGGCGATGGCTATGGTCCGATCTGGTCTTCTTCGAAACGCTCTTCGTGGTGCCTCCCGACCCTCTGCCCCTCCCAAGCGCACCTTTGCATCCTCTGCTCACCACGAAGATGCTcgtaaatctctctctctctctctctcacacacacacacacggatAAGTTGATCTAATTGTTTTATCTGTTGCAAATATGATgatattattttcttgtatcggattctttattatttgtttgatttCGAATTCATTTCCGATGCGTTGTCATTGTCGGGGTTTTGACTGGAAAAACGATTTTACAGGATTTATGAATTTTCCACTGTCCCGAAAAGTAGGGGATTTGGTTGGATTTTCGGTATTATAAATGGGTTttattaaggttttttttttttttcttcttccaaatGTTGTTGGGTATATTATCAGATTATTGGTAAatgatctatttattatttgtggCAAGTACAAACGGAGTTGGGATTATGAACGAACTTCTAGTTTAAGGGCTTTGCTTGGTTGAGTTCCTCATATTATGTAAGTCAGAACAAGAATAGATTATTTTCTATGAGTTTGTTGTCATTCCAATTGCTGGCTTTGGTGGGGTTACATATAGCATTGTGATCAAAGTTTTCTGTTTGTACTTTGTACTGACTTTCCCATTCCCTTTTCTCTTATTGGTTTTACTTTCTTTCCACTTATCAAATATTTACAGGTGAGGCGGGGAAATGGGAAAAGATAACATATGTAGGCATTGTTTCATGCTCTGCTTTAGCAATTTATAACCTATCAAAGGGCCATCCCCATTACGACGAGCCTCCTGTAAGCTTTCTGTTTTTCCCATGTGACTTCTCTGATTGTTATTGTCATGTTTGATTCATGGAAAATTTATGAGcaatttttatacatgtaaCACATGGAGCCagcattatttattattagttatatCTTAGGTTCCACACGTTACTCAACAGTgacattatctttttttatgtcTGTATGCAGCCATACCCATATTTGCACATCCGTAACAAGGAGTTTCCATGGGGTATGTTTTCTAACAtatcatgtaatatatattttgtttttccgtAGCAAACAAGAAATGAATAAGAAACTGTTATTTTATTCCGTTGTCAATGTTGTTTGGACTTTTTCCCTCGGTTTGGTGTCATTTATATGATATCATGACTTGGTAATCTTTATTAGTTGCTTCCTTGTTTTGGTCATTCTATTGTTGCTTTGATTAGTTCACTTTTGATTACTTCATTTGGCAAAACAGCTTATTATTAGTCTTCACATGCCTTGATTGATACTTCATCTATAAAGTGAGGAGCAACCATCTCCAGTAGATTAGGAGGTGGTGGAACCgcttctaattaaattaaaaatttgagaaggaTTTTGGTTATTTAACGGAAGCCAATGGCATCATCTTTAGTGAGCTGTGATTACAAGGTCAAGTTGATTGTGTTAAGTGGGACTAGGAGcatccacattttttttttcatttttatcgaTAAGTAAGCACCAAAAGAAGTGCAACCAATGTGCGTAATAAGTGACAATTGCCAGAGCATAAATGTTCATAGTATGTGGGGCAAGAAAGAGATGGCGGGTTATGTTACCATGAGTAATTTCAATGTAAACTCACTTAAGTTGGGTTGACActggatttttattttggtgtaaTAAACCTAAAGCAGTTGTGTTAGattctttttttggttaaaaatattGCTCATTGCAAAACGCACTAAACCCATCTAAGTTTCGATTCAATGTGTCACAATTAGGTAGGTATTAGTTTTGATTGTCTGTTTGGCACTGGTGTGTTCAACATATTGATTACTGAAGTTCAACTTTGTTTTCTGGCATTCCATAGTGAGCTTTCGCTATTCACTCAGGTTAGGATTTGATTCTTAAGTTGCCTTCAACTCTATAAGGAGTATGGCAATCCTCATTTTTTCTTTGGTACCCTGTTTATGATCAGCACTAATTATGCCTTTTATCCTCCCAATTATTAGGAATGTAGCCAAGGTCGAATCTGTTTGTTTTTGCTAGTTCTCATGGCATGATTTGGAATTGGTTGCTCAACAGCTTCGAATAAATCATTGGCATCCATGTTTTGCATTATTTCTGATTCTCTCAACTTTGAGGAACCTTTTTTCAATTGCTGCCTTTGTTCTACGTTATTAGATCTGTCCACCATCTTGACTAGGTTAAGCACATGGGCTCTGTGCTGTTTTGGACTTTACTTTATTTGTGCACTTGCCACCTCTGCTCTGAATACCTTCTTGGCTATCTTTATCTTCGTGTTAGGTAGCAAAAGTAGCGTTTTAGTAGAGTTGCAAAAACTTGTTCACACCCTTA belongs to Juglans regia cultivar Chandler chromosome 8, Walnut 2.0, whole genome shotgun sequence and includes:
- the LOC109022042 gene encoding cytochrome c oxidase subunit 6a, mitochondrial-like, which gives rise to MAMAMVRSGLLRNALRGASRPSAPPKRTFASSAHHEDAREAGKWEKITYVGIVSCSALAIYNLSKGHPHYDEPPPYPYLHIRNKEFPWGPDGLFEKKHHH